GATCAATGGGGAAGATGCGACCGGCGCCGGCCAGATTCTGACCGGCAAGGAAGGCAATGCGACCACCGAGGGATTGAAGCTGCTGGTCAACATGGAGACGGCCGACCTGCTCGGTAGCGCGGAGGCCAAAGTGAAGCTTTTCCGGGGCGTCGGATCGGTGATGCAGGACTTTGCCGATTCGATCGCCAAGAGCGGAGACGGTACTCTGGCGCGGCGCACCAAGGCGCTGGAAAACCAGATTGATGATATCAAAGAACGCATTACCGATATGAACGAGCGGATGGAACTGAAGCGGCAGCGACTGCTGGAGAAGTTCCTGGCGATGGAGGAGACCCTGGGGCAGCTCAACAGCCAGTCCAGCTATCTGGCGGCGCAGCTCAATCAGATCGGCCAGAATTTCAGCCAAATCGCCAGCAACAACAGTAAAGGGTAGCCGATCGATGAACAAGCAACTCGCAAGCTATCAAAAGGCGCAGGTGTCCGGGGCCAGTCAGCGGGACCTGATCGTGATGTGCTACAAGGGCGGCATCAAGTATCTCGTCGACGCGCGCCAGAAGCTGGAAGCGGGGGACATTAACGGCTTCTCCGACCTGATCGAGAAGGCGCACCGGGTGATCTTCCACCTCTATACGACGCTCGACATGGAGAAAGGCGGGGAGATCGCCGAACGGTTGGGGGATCTCTACGTGTACATAATCAACCAGCTCTATCTCTTGAACGCCACCAAGAAGCAGGAGCTGTTTGAAGGGCTGATCAAGGTGATGACAACCTTGAAGGAGGGCTGGGAGAATCTCGACTCCCGGGCGCTTCAAGGCGAATTCGAAGGCAAGAGCGCGCCGGGTACGGCCGCACCGCAGGTGGTTTCGGTACAAATCTGAGGCTCGCATGGAATATAGTGATGTAACCAAGCTGGAAGCCCGGCTGATTGCCGGACTGAAAGAAGAATACTCGTTTTACCAGTCGCTCTTCATCATTATTGACAAGCAGCGCGACTACATCAAATACGACAAAGAGCAGAAGATCGTCGATCTTTATGGCGAGGTCGAGCGCATCGTGCAGCGGATCAACGAGTCGGAGACGGCGGTCAGCCAGTTGAAGGCCGAGAACCAATCGCTGTTCAGTCTGGCGGCATCGGCGCCGGAGGTCCGGCGGCTGGTGAACTCGATTACGACGCTGATTTCCAAGACGTTGAAATTGGTGCAGGAGAACGAGGAAATTGCCAGCGCCCGCCATCAGGCGATCAAGGAACAACTGCTGCAACTGCAACAAGGACGCCGGGTGGCGGATTATTTAGCAACCCCGCAATCTTCGCCGCAATATGTCGATAAAAAGAATTGAGGGGCGGCGATCATGAATATCAACCGCGTGCAGCGTTGGTCGCTGCAGGCATTAGGCACCGACATGGCGAAGAAGAAACCCAACGCAGAAGAACCTGCCGGCGCGGTGACGCCGCCGGCCCAGCCGGCCGACAGCTACGTGCCCAGCCGGGCCGCCGAGACGGCGCCGGTCCGCAGCGACAAAATCGCGCACGCGCGCACCATGATCGAACAGGGGCGTTACAATGACCCGCAGGTGATTGCGGAGATCATTAACCGCCTGGTGCAGGCAATCAAGGATTAGGATGCCATGTTGACCGAACAGACGATTTCTCCCGAGGAAAAACTGCGGCGCCGGCTGTCGAGCATCACGAATCTGCCCACGCCGCCGGTCGTATTCAATCAAATCACGCGGATCATCAACAACCCGAAGACTTCGGTGAACGAGATCGCGTCGATCATGTCGGAAGATGCCGCGATGAGCGCCAAGGTGTTGCGGCTCTCGAATTCGGCGTTTTACGGCGCCCGCAGCGAGATCACCGGCATCAAGCAGGCGGTGCTGGTGCTGGGGCTGGAAGCGATCAAGTCGCTGGTGCTGTCATCCTCCGTGTTCGACATGTTCAAATCGCACAAGCTCGATCCAGAGTATCAGGAAAACTACTGGCGCCACTCGCTGGCGACGGCGCTGGCGGGCCGGATTGTCGCCAGGTACACGCGGCAGGCGCGCGGCATCGACCCGGAGGTTGCGTTCTCGGCCGGACTGCTGCACGATATTGGCAAGCTGATTTCCTGCTGCTTCCTGCAGGAAGAGCACAAGTTGATTGCCGCGTACCTAAAGGAAAACCGCGTGTCGGATTACCAGGCGGAAATGGCCGCCGTCGGGCACGCGCATACGCTGGTGGGGCGGATGCTGGCTGCCAGCTGGCGGCTGCCGCAGCCGATTCAACGCGCCATCGAATTTCACCATTTCCCCTTCCACGACGACCAGGAATCGCGCAGTTATTCACTGACGATCCACGTCGCCAACTATGTGGCCAAGCGCGCTTTTGTGCCGCGTCTGCCGGAAATCGACGGTTGGGATTTTGTCCAGGCCGAGGTGCTGGCGGAACTGGAAATCACCGAAGAGATTCTGCAGGCCTTTTGCGAGAAGCTGCTCGAAGAATACACGCACAGCAGCACGTTCATGCAGTTGGCGCTGGCATCATAGGCGCCTCGATCTTCCCGCGGATTTTAGCTTTACATGCAGCGGCGACTGGCGTATTCTGTCGTCCGCGAATTTGCCGTCGTTGCCGACGGGCGCGAACGTCGCGCCGAGCAAGCGCACTTGAACCAAGATGCCGATTACACACGTTCCGTTTTATCGCCTCAAGCTGACCGACGCCGAGGTCAAGCGCGTCGAGGACGTCCTGCGTTCCGGCTGGCTGACCACCGGCAAGATCACCCACGAATTCGAGAACGAATTCGCCCGGTACGTCGGCGCCAAGCACGCGGTCGCCGTCAACTCGTGCACGGCGGCGCTGCATCTGTCGCTCATCGCGGCCGGAGCCGGCGCGGGTGATGAAGTGATTACAACGCCGTATACCTTTGTCGCCTCGACCGAAACGGTAATCCAGACCGGGGCGCGGGTGAAGTTCGTCGACACCGAGAAGGACAGCTTCAATATCGATCTCGAGCAAATCCCGCGCGCGATCGGCAAGCGCACCAAGGCGATTGTTCCCGTCTACATCGCGGGGGCGCCGATGGACCTGCAGCGGATCGAGAGAATCCGGCGCGAGCACAAGGTGGCGGTGATTCATGACGCCGCCCACGCGGTCGGCACGAGCTGGCAGGGAACGATGATCGGCGCCACGCGCGACTTCACCTGCTTCTCGTTTTATTCAACC
The sequence above is a segment of the Candidatus Zixiibacteriota bacterium genome. Coding sequences within it:
- a CDS encoding HDOD domain-containing protein, which translates into the protein MLTEQTISPEEKLRRRLSSITNLPTPPVVFNQITRIINNPKTSVNEIASIMSEDAAMSAKVLRLSNSAFYGARSEITGIKQAVLVLGLEAIKSLVLSSSVFDMFKSHKLDPEYQENYWRHSLATALAGRIVARYTRQARGIDPEVAFSAGLLHDIGKLISCCFLQEEHKLIAAYLKENRVSDYQAEMAAVGHAHTLVGRMLAASWRLPQPIQRAIEFHHFPFHDDQESRSYSLTIHVANYVAKRAFVPRLPEIDGWDFVQAEVLAELEITEEILQAFCEKLLEEYTHSSTFMQLALAS
- the fliS gene encoding flagellar export chaperone FliS, with the protein product MNKQLASYQKAQVSGASQRDLIVMCYKGGIKYLVDARQKLEAGDINGFSDLIEKAHRVIFHLYTTLDMEKGGEIAERLGDLYVYIINQLYLLNATKKQELFEGLIKVMTTLKEGWENLDSRALQGEFEGKSAPGTAAPQVVSVQI